The Exiguobacterium aurantiacum DSM 6208 genome includes a window with the following:
- a CDS encoding LLM class flavin-dependent oxidoreductase yields the protein MRLSVLDQAPVTSGHTSEHALESAVELAQVAEELGYHRMWMAEHHGGMSFASSAPEVISAYIAAKTERIRLGSGGIMMMHYSPLKMAEVFKTLSALAPGRIDFGVGRAPGGDANAIYAMSQGQKPMMDGLYEKLETTLQLINDETPEERWYKHTPAAPTGVIRPEAWLLGSSGNSAVQAGRMGVGYSFAQFFNGELSTDALDAYRHNFRPSAFMEKPDINVTYLVTTAETEEEAEYLARPSDLSRLFLMRGQLRQLLSPEAAHEYPLTEVDKIHIANNRAIHLVGTPKQIATQLQEEAERYGFDEAMICSIQHQQSDRLNVYRLLANELL from the coding sequence ATGAGATTAAGTGTACTCGATCAAGCACCGGTCACGTCCGGGCATACGTCAGAACATGCCCTAGAAAGCGCGGTCGAGCTCGCGCAAGTAGCAGAAGAGCTCGGTTATCACCGGATGTGGATGGCCGAACATCACGGCGGCATGTCGTTTGCGAGTTCGGCACCGGAAGTGATCAGCGCCTATATCGCGGCCAAGACGGAGCGGATTCGGCTCGGTTCGGGCGGAATCATGATGATGCATTACTCACCGCTCAAGATGGCCGAAGTGTTCAAGACGTTGAGTGCGCTCGCGCCAGGACGCATCGACTTTGGCGTCGGACGGGCGCCGGGTGGAGATGCCAACGCCATCTACGCCATGTCGCAAGGCCAGAAGCCGATGATGGACGGGCTATACGAAAAACTTGAGACGACGCTTCAGCTCATCAACGACGAGACGCCGGAAGAGCGCTGGTATAAACACACACCGGCTGCGCCGACCGGTGTGATTCGTCCTGAGGCTTGGCTGCTCGGGTCGAGCGGGAACAGTGCCGTCCAAGCCGGGCGGATGGGCGTCGGCTATTCGTTCGCCCAATTCTTCAACGGAGAATTGAGCACCGATGCACTGGATGCGTACCGGCACAATTTCCGTCCGTCAGCGTTCATGGAGAAACCGGACATCAACGTGACGTATCTCGTCACGACGGCCGAGACGGAGGAAGAAGCGGAATATTTGGCCCGTCCGTCTGACCTGTCTCGCTTGTTCTTGATGCGCGGTCAGCTTCGTCAACTGTTAAGTCCGGAGGCGGCGCACGAGTATCCGCTCACCGAAGTCGACAAAATTCACATCGCCAACAACCGGGCGATTCACCTCGTCGGGACGCCGAAGCAGATCGCGACTCAGCTTCAAGAAGAAGCGGAGCGCTATGGATTCGATGAGGCGATGATTTGCAGCATTCAACACCAACAGTCCGACCGGTTGAACGTCTACCGCCTGCTCGCGAACGAATTACTCTGA
- a CDS encoding GNAT family N-acetyltransferase: protein MEIEQVVVEDESFQQLLTERLRAFNDTHSVHHRAIRNADVPVVQFKVEQNGEVIAGLFGSVYWGWFDLDRLWVDSAHTGTGLGSRLLEAGEREVIALGATRVKLTTFSFQARTFYERFGYEVAGVLRDYPPGSDYFMMTKQLTDD, encoded by the coding sequence ATGGAAATCGAGCAGGTCGTGGTGGAAGATGAGTCATTCCAACAGTTGTTGACGGAGCGTCTGCGCGCCTTCAACGACACGCACTCGGTCCATCATCGAGCTATTCGGAATGCCGACGTCCCGGTCGTGCAATTCAAAGTGGAGCAAAACGGTGAAGTGATCGCCGGGTTGTTCGGAAGCGTCTATTGGGGCTGGTTCGACCTCGACCGGCTGTGGGTCGACTCGGCTCACACCGGTACGGGTCTTGGATCACGGTTGCTCGAGGCGGGGGAACGTGAGGTGATTGCCCTCGGTGCGACCCGAGTGAAGCTGACGACGTTTTCATTTCAGGCGAGAACGTTTTACGAACGCTTCGGCTACGAGGTGGCAGGTGTCCTCCGTGACTATCCGCCCGGTTCGGATTACTTCATGATGACGAAGCAGCTAACGGATGATTGA
- a CDS encoding bifunctional diguanylate cyclase/phosphodiesterase, which produces MQQMKADPHYLFDVFVRLYRMVFLMEVTPVGYRYVRVSEQGKLASMLPDDVAGSYLHEMYPADVADELIAQYDAVTVTREPVYFMSKMNIDSNTARFASSVLMPLEDIHGEVRYVLGLTTDLSEEAEMKLLSSIEHIDYLTGMPNLMKVKLELEKLFTQENGRELTSIIRLHINRFKIVLSLQGIEQSHQLIKDMTRRLSDMLPVGSIIGRVDGEDFIVVLPHTPIETAYHHGERLLAAIADYTYEVAETEFALSGCIGLSAGYENADRVIMNASTALLEARQAGKQMIRVYEKDDYVQHYIDEMTIEMELVKGLKANELSVVYQPRVSCHDGTIHFEALVRWRSAALGNVSPETFIRIAEKSLLIEDVTGFVIGQVCRDMIEQPDIFNGRRVAINISPVVFRQTYMRDVLTVLTSHGLTSDQFEFEITEHTLMQEPLVGIQTVDYLKTKGFRILIDDFGVSYSSLNYLKMFDIDGIEIDRSFISQLDKDNGLKEYEIVKLIISLAKKLNLEVTAEGVETEEQYRAIERLGCDEVQGYFFSRPLARSDVQAALDALEHHFALLRHDASERQEAITSLDESEAERLKAVLRLEILHSPREERYDRISRLVARTFDMPVALISILTTDQQWIKSCQGAALDRLHVDRKFTLCDRVVLGKEALVIEDVESAESSDDNPLLEGVGFYAGVPLITRSGHAIGTLCVTDQVARTFDREALRTLEDFARWVMAEIELTEQTRAETRRQQTLESLYEVTALHAPFPEKLKRIQALLREWIGYSHAVAFTVESGYHILSSDGDTLLEWTDERLHQVEELVKNGHQKLGRAELVIDGVELSAMISVPLMNEGKTFGWFVFLTEQGSLEDVIDQVARQEMTDTILLVTRWMENEIRRERKHQEVIELITKDGLTKLGNRHSLMADLRQKMNRKQAVALLFIDLDDFKRINDTHGHLIGDEVLVETAKRIRSFSRFHDGKAYRFAGDEFLIVIEGEKESLENEVFEQLTALISQEILVGDELSLRLSASIGVAYSSAELSSLDALIHHSDAAMYVAKNCGGDGFYVYDSFQEYD; this is translated from the coding sequence ATGCAACAGATGAAGGCCGACCCGCATTATTTATTCGATGTATTCGTTCGTTTGTATCGCATGGTCTTTTTAATGGAAGTGACGCCAGTCGGATATCGTTATGTCCGTGTCAGTGAGCAAGGGAAGCTCGCCTCGATGCTACCAGACGATGTGGCCGGCAGCTACTTGCACGAGATGTACCCGGCCGACGTCGCGGATGAACTGATCGCGCAATACGATGCGGTGACCGTCACACGTGAACCGGTTTATTTCATGTCGAAGATGAACATCGATTCGAACACGGCCCGTTTCGCCTCATCTGTCCTCATGCCGCTCGAAGACATACACGGCGAGGTTCGTTACGTCCTCGGTTTGACGACCGATTTGTCGGAAGAAGCGGAGATGAAGCTATTGTCGAGTATCGAGCACATCGATTATTTGACGGGAATGCCGAACTTGATGAAAGTGAAGCTCGAGCTCGAGAAACTGTTCACACAGGAGAACGGACGTGAACTGACGAGCATCATCCGGCTTCATATCAACCGCTTCAAAATCGTGCTCTCGCTCCAAGGGATTGAACAGTCGCATCAACTCATCAAAGACATGACACGCCGTCTGTCGGATATGCTTCCCGTAGGATCGATCATCGGGCGGGTCGACGGGGAAGACTTCATCGTCGTGCTGCCGCACACGCCGATTGAGACGGCTTACCATCACGGAGAGCGTTTGCTCGCCGCCATCGCGGACTACACGTACGAGGTGGCCGAGACCGAGTTCGCGCTTTCAGGTTGCATCGGGCTCAGTGCCGGATATGAGAATGCCGACCGTGTGATCATGAACGCGTCGACGGCACTGCTTGAGGCGAGACAAGCAGGCAAACAAATGATTCGGGTGTATGAGAAAGACGATTACGTCCAACATTATATCGACGAGATGACGATCGAGATGGAGCTCGTCAAAGGATTGAAAGCGAACGAGTTGAGTGTCGTCTATCAACCGCGTGTCAGTTGTCATGACGGGACGATCCATTTTGAGGCGCTCGTAAGGTGGCGTAGTGCCGCCCTCGGGAACGTCTCACCGGAAACGTTCATCCGCATCGCTGAAAAATCGCTCTTGATCGAGGACGTGACAGGCTTCGTCATCGGACAAGTTTGCCGGGATATGATTGAACAGCCGGACATATTCAACGGTCGCCGTGTCGCGATCAACATCTCTCCGGTCGTCTTCCGTCAAACGTACATGCGTGACGTCTTGACTGTTTTGACGTCGCACGGCCTGACATCGGATCAATTCGAGTTTGAGATCACGGAGCATACGCTCATGCAGGAGCCGCTCGTCGGCATTCAGACGGTCGATTATTTGAAGACGAAAGGGTTCCGCATCCTCATCGATGATTTTGGCGTCAGTTATTCGTCGCTCAACTATTTAAAAATGTTTGATATCGATGGGATCGAAATCGACCGCTCGTTCATCAGTCAGCTCGATAAGGACAACGGCTTAAAAGAGTACGAGATCGTCAAACTGATCATCTCGCTCGCTAAAAAGTTGAACCTCGAAGTCACGGCCGAAGGTGTGGAGACGGAAGAACAGTATCGTGCCATCGAGCGGCTCGGATGTGACGAGGTGCAAGGTTATTTCTTCAGTCGGCCACTGGCGCGATCAGACGTCCAAGCCGCGCTCGACGCACTCGAGCACCATTTCGCTCTGTTGCGTCACGACGCATCAGAACGTCAGGAGGCAATCACTTCGCTCGACGAGAGTGAGGCGGAACGGTTGAAGGCGGTCCTTCGTCTTGAGATCCTGCATTCACCTCGGGAAGAACGTTACGACCGCATCAGCCGACTCGTGGCGAGAACGTTCGATATGCCGGTCGCCCTCATCTCGATTTTGACGACGGACCAACAGTGGATCAAGTCGTGCCAAGGGGCGGCCCTTGATCGGCTGCACGTCGATCGCAAGTTCACGCTCTGCGACCGCGTCGTGCTCGGGAAAGAAGCGCTCGTCATCGAGGACGTCGAGTCAGCCGAATCATCGGATGATAATCCGCTTCTTGAAGGCGTCGGGTTTTACGCCGGGGTGCCGCTCATTACACGAAGCGGTCACGCCATCGGAACGCTCTGCGTCACGGATCAGGTGGCGCGCACGTTTGACAGGGAGGCGCTGCGGACACTTGAGGATTTCGCACGCTGGGTGATGGCTGAAATTGAGCTGACGGAACAGACGAGGGCGGAGACACGGCGTCAACAGACGCTCGAATCGCTTTACGAAGTGACCGCGCTCCATGCACCGTTCCCGGAAAAGCTGAAGCGGATTCAAGCGTTGTTGCGGGAATGGATCGGTTATTCCCATGCCGTCGCGTTTACAGTGGAGAGCGGCTATCACATCCTTTCGTCAGACGGGGACACGTTACTCGAATGGACCGACGAACGTCTCCATCAAGTCGAGGAGCTCGTAAAAAACGGGCATCAAAAGTTAGGACGCGCCGAGCTCGTCATCGATGGCGTCGAACTCTCCGCGATGATCAGCGTGCCGCTTATGAACGAAGGGAAGACGTTCGGGTGGTTCGTCTTTCTTACCGAGCAAGGAAGCCTTGAGGACGTCATCGATCAAGTCGCAAGGCAAGAGATGACGGACACGATCTTGCTCGTGACGCGTTGGATGGAGAACGAGATTCGACGCGAACGCAAGCACCAGGAAGTCATCGAACTCATCACGAAGGACGGATTGACGAAGCTCGGAAACCGGCATTCACTCATGGCGGATCTGCGTCAAAAAATGAACCGCAAGCAGGCCGTCGCGCTTCTGTTCATCGATTTGGACGACTTTAAGCGGATCAACGACACGCATGGGCATCTCATCGGGGATGAAGTGCTCGTCGAGACGGCGAAACGGATCCGTTCGTTCAGTCGTTTCCATGACGGCAAGGCGTATCGCTTTGCCGGCGATGAATTTTTGATCGTCATCGAGGGAGAAAAGGAATCGCTAGAGAATGAGGTGTTTGAACAGTTGACCGCTTTGATTTCCCAGGAAATATTGGTCGGGGACGAACTTTCCCTCCGCTTGTCGGCGAGTATCGGGGTCGCTTATTCATCGGCAGAACTCTCGTCGCTCGATGCGCTCATCCATCACTCGGATGCGGCGATGTATGTCGCCAAAAATTGTGGGGGCGATGGGTTTTACGTGTATGATTCATTTCAAGAGTACGACTGA